aacattatcacaaggtatAGGGTACCTCCATTCCATCACCACTGATAATGGCACTCAGTTTACCGACTCTTCCTTCAAAAACCTAGTAGCTAGCATGCAGATCAAGTATCAGTTCACTTCGGTAGAGCACCTACAAGCAAATGGACAAACCGAGGCAGCAAATAAAGTTATACTGGCAGGTTTAATGAAAATGTTAGAAGAGGCAAAGGGAGCATGGACTGAGAAACTCCCTCaagtattatgggcatatcggattACACCTCAGTCTACGACAGGAGAAACACCTTTCCGACTTGCTTATGGCATAGAAGTCATGATACCAGttgaaatcaatgagcaaagtcCAATGGTGAACTTCTACGGCGAGGTCGATAAcgtacaggggcacaaagaagAACTCGAGTTACTTCCCGAAGTCCGAGAACAAGCCCAAATAAGAGAAGCAGCGCTGAAGCAAAGGATGACAAACAGATACAATAAGAAAGTCATTCGAAAAAGCTTCACAGCAGACGACTTGGTTTTGATCAGAAATGATATTGGCATCAACTAGTCTAGAGATGGAAAGCTTGCTGCTAACTAGAAAGGGCAATACAAAATTAGTGAAGTCCTAGAAAAAGGCTACTACAAGGTGACCGACTTGAACGGCACGAATTACCTAGGTCCTgacatgcttgtaatatgaaaatgTACTATAGTTAAAGCGAACTTCACTCCCTGATATACTCTTTTTTCtgacttcatgatttttttccaaaaagaaGGGTTTTCCCGAAgggggttttaacgaggcatcaaaGTGGAGGCTAAGGGACAATCATTTTTAaccccttagtagcaaaaagtACCTTCAacaataaataaagatctttCTCTACGTCTCTTTGTAAAATTCCGTTAGTTATTATCAtttttctacgaaacgcgccgacttaaacATGACAAAACGTAAAAATTCCATGCTTGACCTACGTGGTCCGCAGGATAAAATGACGAGGTACAACTCGGTGTAAAGAGATTATAAAAGCAAATCATGATAACTCGGAAATACCACGACCAATAAGTTGGAAAAACTAAGAAAGAATTGAAATGCATCGCGAAAATAACCTAAGTTATGAACAattcaaataagaaaatttgaatttatgaCGAATGCAAAAAGAGATAAAAggaaaaccataaaaaataaaGGCAGAAGCTGTCTCAAGTCTTTGAAAAATCCAAATAGCTTAGACAAAACACAGCATGCCCAGATAAAAGTTTTTTCCAAAACAAAAAGATCGAAGGGgcttttttcataaaaaaacctaacaaagaaaaaattgcAGAAAAGCATGCACACACCAATTAATCTTAAACCCCTTATCtaaaaaagggatagaaattaAACGCATTTTTTGTTAACAGCCATAAAAGGCTAGGAAAGTCAACAACAAAACCACCacaaaaagataataaaattgttcaaaaaaGGGGCCCATAAGCCATGCCCCAAAATAGCCAGAAATCAATTAAGTGGAAGAAAGATTGGAATCACCAGCAGAAAGGGAGGTCGGATCAGCAGCAGGGGAGGATGGAGCAGTCTCTTCAGGATCTTGAGCGGGAACCTCTGAAGAACTCGGCAGGTCTCCTTCTTGTTACTCCTCACGAGGAGGAGACTCTATTATCCTCTGTCCGCGAGTCTTCAGATCGGAGTCAGTCTAAGGTCGGGGAGGAGAAATAATAGCCCCATTCACGACTATCTTATTAGGATCGAGAGGGGAAAGGTCCAGGCCAGGAGCGATAACGCCGACTTGTTCCTTGAAGATCCTCCAGGCCTCCTCCGAGCTCTCCGCCATGGAGTCCTCCAGATCCTGATAAGCCTCCTGACCTCTTgccagcttcttcttcatgtCAAGATTCTCCCCAAAAAGCCTGACATAATTCTGCTCCGCCTTTTTCTTAAGGCCCTCCGCCATGGCACACTGCCCATCAACCTCTTCTCCCTCTCCTGGAGTTGAGTCCTCTCCTCCCTTAGCTCAGCGACCTCCTCCTTAAGCATTTCTCTTCCTCTTGATAAAAGAAGATCCTCTCCTTCAATTCCTCAACCTTTTGGGTAGAGCCCAAAGAGCTAAGGAGAGttttttccaaaatatcaaggagCCTCATGCATACCCCAGCTGCCTGAACACTCCCCTGAACCATAATATTAAGATGGTTTCGAACGAAAGCATCATCCATACTAATTTGAGTATGTGAAAAGATGTGATTCTGAACGAACTTG
The genomic region above belongs to Arachis stenosperma cultivar V10309 chromosome 5, arast.V10309.gnm1.PFL2, whole genome shotgun sequence and contains:
- the LOC130981281 gene encoding uncharacterized protein LOC130981281 is translated as MQIKYQFTSVEHLQANGQTEAANKVILAGLMKMLEEAKGAWTEKLPQVLWAYRITPQSTTGETPFRLAYGIEVMIPVEINEQSPMVNFYGEVDNVQGHKEELELLPEVREQAQIREAALKQRMTNRYNKKVIRKSFTADDLVLIRNDIGIN